Below is a genomic region from Pectobacterium polaris.
GAATCACCACGCCGTTGTTCCAGAAATGGTAGGACAGGGCATCCGACATTTCCTGATCGAGAAAAGCCAGCAGCCTATCGCGGGTATTGATTAAATCGACCTTCACGCTCAGGCCGCGAAAAATAGAGGCATACTCGCAGCCGATAACGCCCGCACCATAAATGATGACGTGCTGAGGCTCGTGGTCGAGTTGCAGAATCGAGTCGCTGTCATAAATGCGTGGGTGGTTGAAGTCGACTTCTGCCGGATGATACGGACGTGAACCGGTCGCGATAATGATATTCGCGGCGGTCAGCGTTTCATGGGTATTGTCAGGGTAATGAACGGCAATCGTGTGTGCATCGATGAAGCTGGCTTCACCAGAAAACAACTCGCACTGATTACGCTCATAGAATCCTTGTCGCATACGGGTTTGCTGACCAATGACGCTGTCGGCGTGGCGCAGGATGTCGGAAAATGAGGAGCGAATAATGCGGGAATTGTCACTGTAGAGGGGGTTTTGATTGAACTCGATAATACGGCTGACGGCGTGGCGGAGGGCTTTAGAAGGAATCGTACCCCAGTGGGTACAGCCGCCGCCGACATTGTAGTGACGTTCAATCACCGCAATTTTGGCGCCGTGCTTGGCCAATCCCATTGCTGCACCTTCACCGCCGGGACCGGAGCCAATAACGATGGCATCGTAATCGAATTGATGTTGTAGAGTCATGGTAGGTTAAACCTGTTTTTATACAAATTAATAACGCGACTGTAACATTGCGCATTGTAACATCGACTGCGGCAGAACCCAATCATCCCTGCCTTTACTATGGACACAGATTCTCACATTCTTAATATGGCAAACTTTGTCTCATTCTGCGGACAATAAAGTTTGCTATAGTGCCCCTCTGGAAAGGGGAGTAGATCATTTGGGCAGCATAATGGGTGTCAGAGCACAACAAAAAGAACGGACTCGTCGTTCCCTTATTGAAGCTGCATTTAGCCAGTTAAGCGCTGAGCGAAGTTTTGCCAGCCTGAGCCTGCGTGAAGTTGCTCGCGAAGCGGGTATCGCGCCGACGTCTTTCTATCGTCATTTTCGTGACGTGGATGAGCTGGGGCTGACAATGGTTGACGAAAGCGGGCTGATGTTGCGCCAGTTAATGCGACAGGCTCGGCAGCGTATCGCCAAAACCGGTAGCATAATCAGGACGTCAGTTTCCACCTTCATGGAATTTATCGGCAATAATCCTAATGCGTTCCGGCTCTTGCTGCGTGAGCGCTCAGGGACGTCGGCAGCGTTCCGTGCGGCGGTCGCGCGGGAGATTCAGCATTTTATCGCTGAACTGGCGGATTATCTTGAGGTGGAAAATCATATTCCCCGCAGTTTCGCGGAAGCGCAGTCGGAAGCGATGGTGACCATTGTTTTCAGCGCAGGGGCGGAAGCCCTGGATGTTTCCCTGGAGCAGCGTAAACAGCTGGAAGAACGGCTGGTACTGCAACTGCGGATGATCGCCAAAGGTGCTTATTACTGGTACAGAAAAGAACACGATAGTAGCTTTACCGTGCCATAAATCCTCTATACCAACATGAGAAGGGAGAAACCATGACAGAAAAACCTCATCAAGAAAAAGGTACGCTGGTGCTGGCGTTGATTGCGGGCTTATCCGTGAACGGCGCATTCGCCGCCCTGTTCAGCAGCATTGTACCGTTCTCGATTTTTCCCCTGATTGCGCTGATATTATCCATTTACTGCCTGCATCAACGTTATTTGTACCACAGTATGCCCGAAGGTATTCCGATGCTGGCGGCGGCCAGTTTTCTGCTGGGATTACTGATTTATAGCGCCATTGTGCGCGTTGAATATCCCGCTATTGGATCGAACTTTATTCCTTCAATCCTGTGCGTGGTGTTGGTTTTCTGGATTGGCCTGAAGCTACGCCGCAGAAAAGAGACGGATTCCGTATCCGCAGAAGAAAGCGAGACGCTGTAGCGGGTAGATGCTGGCGGGGTGACCCGCCAGATTGTGTGCGTTACTGACGTTTTTCCAACAACACGCCACACTCCATGTGATGGGTGTAAGGGAATTGATCGAACAG
It encodes:
- the sthA gene encoding Si-specific NAD(P)(+) transhydrogenase is translated as MTLQHQFDYDAIVIGSGPGGEGAAMGLAKHGAKIAVIERHYNVGGGCTHWGTIPSKALRHAVSRIIEFNQNPLYSDNSRIIRSSFSDILRHADSVIGQQTRMRQGFYERNQCELFSGEASFIDAHTIAVHYPDNTHETLTAANIIIATGSRPYHPAEVDFNHPRIYDSDSILQLDHEPQHVIIYGAGVIGCEYASIFRGLSVKVDLINTRDRLLAFLDQEMSDALSYHFWNNGVVIRHNEEFESIEGLSDGVIVNLKSGKKMKADCLLYANGRTGNTETLGLENIGLSTDSRGQLKVNSMYQTALAHIYAIGDVIGYPSLASAAYDQGRLAAQAIIKGDASAHLIEDIPTGIYTIPEISSVGKTEQELTAMKVPYEVGRAQFKHLARAQIVGMNVGSLKILFHRETKQILGIHCFGERAAEIIHIGQAIMEQKGEGNTIEYFVNTTFNYPTMAEAYRVAALNGLNRLF
- the fabR gene encoding HTH-type transcriptional repressor FabR; translated protein: MGVRAQQKERTRRSLIEAAFSQLSAERSFASLSLREVAREAGIAPTSFYRHFRDVDELGLTMVDESGLMLRQLMRQARQRIAKTGSIIRTSVSTFMEFIGNNPNAFRLLLRERSGTSAAFRAAVAREIQHFIAELADYLEVENHIPRSFAEAQSEAMVTIVFSAGAEALDVSLEQRKQLEERLVLQLRMIAKGAYYWYRKEHDSSFTVP
- a CDS encoding YijD family membrane protein: MTEKPHQEKGTLVLALIAGLSVNGAFAALFSSIVPFSIFPLIALILSIYCLHQRYLYHSMPEGIPMLAAASFLLGLLIYSAIVRVEYPAIGSNFIPSILCVVLVFWIGLKLRRRKETDSVSAEESETL